Proteins encoded within one genomic window of Triticum aestivum cultivar Chinese Spring chromosome 2D, IWGSC CS RefSeq v2.1, whole genome shotgun sequence:
- the LOC123051129 gene encoding rhomboid-like protein 19, protein MMESQPLQAPTAEPHGAGAADDQAGAGAPPAVVPGKEFTRTCKGLVVVLIGGYVLLQLLPSSLNYLAIIPAKTIPFVWTVFTAGYIEQVLPGAIGSSLGLLFCGKDIEPVWGRKEFLKFIILINSICGILAFCIAVALYYVTGKESFLVTPLSGFHGALAGFLVGLKQLLPNLELPMCFFWKIKAKWMPFFVMCFSTIMAFIVPDSINFLPTLLSGMYVSWLYLRYFQKNPLTGLKGDPSDDFSFPSLFPDAMRPVTDPVANLFDRMLCARSKPSEIALPVTDPTKASRRRERGERVLEERMAADHAADAEAPAHSAED, encoded by the exons ATGATGGAGAGCCAGCCGCTGCAGGCCCCGACGGCCGAGCCCCACGGCGCCGGAGCCGCGGACGACCAGGCCGGAGCCGGAGCTCCCCCCGCCGTC GTTCCCGGGAAGGAGTTCACGCGGACCTGCAAGGGCCTCGTCGTCGTGCTCATCGGCGGCTACGTGCTGCTGCAACTCCTCCCATCCTCCCTCAACTACCTCGCCATCATCCCCGCCAA GACAATTCCCTTTGTATGGACCGTCTTCACCGCCGGTTACATCGAGCAAGTCCTCCCAGGG gcTATTGGCAGTTCCCTTGGTCTTCTCTTCTGCGGGAAGGATATTGAGCCAGTCTGGGGCCGCAAGGAGTTCTTGAAGTTCATTATCTTGATCAACTCCATCTGCGGCATCCTTGCGTTCTGCATTGCTGTTGCACTGTACTATGTCACCGGGAAAGAGAGCTTCCT TGTAACGCCACTTTCTGGCTTCCATGGCGCCCTTGCTGGCTTTCTGGTTGGCCTGAAGCAGCTCTTGCCAAACCTTGAGCTCCCCATGTGCTTTTTCTGGAAAATAAAGGCTAAG TGGATGCCATTCTTTGTCATGTGCTTCTCAACTATCATGGCCTTCATTGTGCCGGATTCCATCAACTTCCTGCCGACTTTGTTGTCTGGGATGTACGTCAGCTGGCTTTACCTGAGATACTTCCAGAAGAACCCACTGACAGGACTTAAGGGCGACCCAAGTGATGACTTCTCCTTCCCCAGCTTGTTCCCAGATGCCATGCG GCCAGTCACAGACCCAGTTGCTAATCTGTTCGACCGGATGTTGTGTGCGAGGTCTAAGCCTTCAGAAATTGCCCTCCCAGTTACCGATCCTACCAAGGCATCGAGAAGAAG GGAGCGTGGCGAGAGGGTTCTCGAGGAAAGGATGGCCGCGGATCATGCGGCTGACGCCGAAGCCCCAGCTCACTCTGCGGAAGATTAA